A genomic segment from Vicia villosa cultivar HV-30 ecotype Madison, WI unplaced genomic scaffold, Vvil1.0 ctg.000218F_1_1, whole genome shotgun sequence encodes:
- the LOC131625464 gene encoding uncharacterized protein LOC131625464 — protein MYCGIDPDELEALLDDEEILDIAPLRIDTSPVKSKRSGPKTFIGKCPKVPKPVKPSIAPKVSKAANKSTMSTRSDPVKVMISPRKKSNLAASPIRKSGRLRTLKTKNIQGLEGIKMIHL, from the exons ATGTATTGTGGAATTGATCCTGATGAATTGGAGGCCTTGTTAGATGATGAGGAAATACTTGATATTGCACCATTGAGAATTGATACTAGTCCTGTCAAGAGTAAAAGATCTGGTCCCAAGACCTTTATTGGGAAATGCCCCAAGGTTCCAAAACCTGTCAAACCATCCATTGCTCCAAAGGTGTCCAAAGCTGCCAACAAGTCAACTATGTCAACTAGGAGTGACCCT GTGAAGGTAATGATATCACCAAGGAAAAAGTCCAATCTTGCTGCATCTCCAATTAGAAAGAGTGGTAGACTAAGGACTTTGAAGACAAAAAATATACAGGGCCTGGAAGGGATCAAAATGATCCATTTGTAA